The following are encoded together in the Candidatus Thorarchaeota archaeon genome:
- a CDS encoding aminopeptidase P family protein, giving the protein MQFIPQRLDRVHRAMNRDSLDAVILTRRSDVQYLTGYGYPNKSLPACCILAGVKQPVLVVSELESKAIEHENTVAQVFTVSSDLDDDWGGIRGPVFWQTAARALKEAGVQTGMLGLQHSSLTIKEFEVLKSLLPDAGFRDFSDSMWRLRQVKEPGEVDLIRQATRVAEIGLRTALEIITPGKTEVEASIEIAAAMGAAGGELRGIRAAVLSRHPLRHTLVNPSVERIRADSLVVVDITASYEGYFAQVARTLHTGSPSAEERRAYETALEIQSTLEEHLQSGVVLGEAVSAAVRAAEAGSGPPCRAILPMGNSIGLELREPPSLVSGSTEYAREGMVFSLCPLCMCSERIAAKVGDEVLVTSAGCETLSSLVRETM; this is encoded by the coding sequence ATGCAGTTCATACCTCAGCGGCTCGATAGGGTCCATCGCGCCATGAACCGAGACTCATTGGATGCTGTGATACTCACCAGACGGTCGGACGTTCAGTACTTGACCGGCTATGGGTATCCCAACAAGAGTCTGCCTGCCTGCTGCATCTTGGCAGGTGTTAAGCAGCCTGTCCTCGTAGTATCTGAGCTGGAGTCGAAGGCCATCGAACACGAGAACACCGTGGCGCAAGTGTTTACGGTATCGAGTGACTTGGATGATGACTGGGGTGGTATTCGTGGGCCGGTCTTCTGGCAGACCGCTGCGAGGGCGCTGAAGGAGGCCGGTGTACAGACAGGGATGCTAGGACTGCAGCACAGTTCGCTCACAATAAAGGAGTTTGAAGTGCTCAAGTCGCTACTTCCAGACGCCGGATTCAGAGACTTCTCGGACAGTATGTGGCGGTTAAGACAGGTCAAGGAACCGGGTGAAGTCGATCTGATTCGGCAGGCGACCCGAGTGGCCGAGATAGGTCTCAGGACAGCCCTTGAGATAATCACCCCTGGTAAGACTGAGGTTGAGGCATCAATCGAGATTGCGGCGGCAATGGGCGCTGCGGGCGGGGAACTCCGGGGCATAAGAGCTGCCGTCCTATCCCGTCACCCTCTGCGTCACACACTTGTCAATCCCAGTGTAGAGCGCATTCGTGCGGACAGTCTTGTTGTGGTTGACATAACTGCCAGTTACGAAGGCTACTTCGCTCAGGTGGCCCGAACGCTTCATACAGGTTCTCCTTCGGCCGAGGAGCGACGAGCCTATGAGACCGCACTCGAGATACAGAGTACACTTGAAGAGCACCTCCAGTCGGGTGTCGTGTTGGGCGAGGCGGTATCGGCCGCTGTGAGAGCTGCAGAAGCTGGCTCAGGTCCCCCATGCAGAGCGATTCTTCCCATGGGCAACTCGATTGGTCTTGAACTGAGAGAGCCACCGAGTCTTGTTTCCGGTTCTACGGAATATGCAAGAGAGGGAATGGTGTTTTCGCTGTGTCCACTCTGTATGTGCTCAGAGCGTATTGCAGCAAAGGTGGGTGACGAGGTACTGGTCACTTCTGCTGGATGTGAGACTCTCTCAAGTCTAGTGCGCGAAACGATGTAG
- a CDS encoding gamma carbonic anhydrase family protein, with protein sequence MPIIPFGDSKPKVDPMAYVSPQATVVGDVEIAAKVSIWPGAVIRGDQSSVKIGERTAIQDSVVIHAHTKDNPAIIGSNVTVCTAAVLHGVYVGDAVNIGEGCVVFDGATLGEGVVLAPGSIVPPNIVIPPRSLNAGVPAVQVREVTREEVNRQEMKAETVAMVFQKLRRWQQSV encoded by the coding sequence ATGCCAATCATACCGTTTGGTGACAGTAAACCCAAGGTGGACCCCATGGCCTATGTGAGCCCGCAGGCAACGGTTGTCGGGGACGTGGAAATAGCCGCCAAGGTCAGCATTTGGCCGGGAGCAGTAATCCGAGGTGATCAGTCATCTGTGAAGATTGGTGAGAGGACGGCGATACAGGACAGCGTAGTCATACATGCGCACACCAAGGACAACCCGGCGATAATAGGCAGCAATGTCACCGTATGCACTGCTGCAGTACTGCACGGTGTCTACGTGGGTGATGCGGTCAACATAGGCGAAGGATGCGTGGTCTTTGATGGTGCCACACTTGGTGAGGGGGTAGTTCTTGCTCCGGGAAGCATTGTGCCACCCAACATAGTGATACCTCCAAGGAGCCTGAATGCGGGTGTGCCTGCAGTTCAGGTACGTGAGGTCACGAGGGAAGAGGTCAATCGCCAAGAGATGAAAGCCGAAACTGTGGCAATGGTCTTCCAAAAGCTACGCAGATGGCAGCAGTCAGTATGA
- a CDS encoding thioredoxin family protein, whose translation MRLLNWESQGHIRKRVRMTVKDVTPDELEKLIKQAKLVIVDCWAPWCGPCHALLPVLEELQQKYSSNRNIAFVKLNTDTHKSYASQMRIYSIPCVLFFHNGQPTSFIEPVRYGMKEKRTDRLIGVRPIRDYENVIKQILG comes from the coding sequence ATGAGATTACTTAATTGGGAGTCTCAAGGGCATATTCGCAAGAGGGTGAGAATGACGGTCAAAGATGTGACCCCTGATGAGCTGGAGAAACTCATCAAGCAGGCCAAGCTTGTCATTGTTGACTGTTGGGCTCCCTGGTGCGGCCCCTGTCACGCCCTATTGCCAGTACTTGAAGAGCTTCAGCAGAAGTACTCCAGTAATCGCAACATCGCATTTGTGAAGCTCAACACGGACACACACAAGAGCTATGCAAGCCAGATGCGTATCTACTCCATACCCTGCGTGCTCTTCTTCCACAATGGCCAACCCACTTCGTTCATCGAGCCAGTTCGGTACGGGATGAAGGAGAAGCGAACGGACAGGTTGATTGGTGTACGTCCAATCAGGGATTATGAGAATGTCATCAAGCAGATACTGGGATGA
- a CDS encoding thioredoxin family protein, whose protein sequence is MVTDIKAEELDRVIAENKVVFVDCYAVWCHPCRVLGPILEGLDEKYAGKGFKVVKIDVDQNRQFSTENRITGVPSVLVYSDGRRVTFDDGSGRKMDKLVGVMPEDVYVQIIEDLLASEAA, encoded by the coding sequence ATGGTTACCGATATCAAAGCAGAAGAATTGGACCGTGTGATAGCAGAGAACAAGGTTGTATTCGTGGACTGCTATGCAGTCTGGTGCCACCCGTGCAGAGTGCTTGGACCAATCCTAGAGGGTCTTGATGAGAAGTATGCCGGCAAGGGTTTCAAGGTCGTCAAGATAGATGTTGATCAGAACAGGCAGTTCAGTACAGAGAACAGAATCACCGGAGTCCCTAGCGTGCTGGTGTACAGTGATGGAAGACGTGTCACATTCGACGACGGCTCAGGCCGCAAGATGGACAAGCTTGTCGGAGTAATGCCTGAGGATGTCTACGTGCAGATAATCGAGGACCTACTTGCTTCTGAAGCAGCCTAG
- a CDS encoding DEAD/DEAH box helicase, which produces MPVLHCIKCGSRLDIHKGGHIWTVRCTGCGSQLLVDGRSKDLFDAYEEYSLSVKTQLSTAPAKAPSGRSKKTAVSAPRAKTRKKQATGLDMRVQSEEEVRRIVERGGAKLETMPREIATLLMSGRDYLVSYRYMTSTEAEYGCRLEQIKIPARLRDKLIAKGIESLYRHQEEAYNAILAGRNVVIAAPTAQGKTEAFVLPIIRQLVVSVGDVFANPGIRALLIYPTKALARDQYEKIAEMCEASDLSVKVFDGDTPERERNQIYAKPPDILLTNPDVLHYHLGWDQSRLVPLLQSVKYVVLDEIHLYTGSMGTNVYYILKRLELESGSFQKIGASATIANPKEFAEQLFDTEVELIESKTARRGPVHFMMYYPGGRSKYSMIVDLVGMLQRGKFKTLVFGNTHSEAEVLNMLIKEQGFASMVHRAGLPKSYRNEVEEKFKTGELPVIVSTPTLELGIDIGDLDSVVSMIVSITRLTQRIGRAGRKGQESVAVLALRENDPISSFYRHRPDKYFTDVDAAYMEPDNEVVGYYQLIAAAMSGRLKASDFKRQKRILDKLCSDGLLTVQENGLVRVVDADRARKEWRGYNIRGIGDTVEIRSGKKVLGERTMPMAAQELHPGAVYLHGGQNYISIDFQYAPGLGRATVVQSPDRSIHTRPLYSTMPRIIEVHETARTLGVDVIYCTLEMTQTVYGYVKKETRSGRVVGKADLQTPLDYRYLTRGFAFRVPEPTKAVSDYTGGVLKDAGGPHLGPLELFGGAFHAFEHVLIESSDMLTGGSTREIGGVSMGDSGIIFVYDGSPGGNGASKLLFSKLDEAFTRMETILATCDCKTVDGCPLCTYSYQCGNNNRPLFKLGALDSVRQILASTETVIDTKEYLGYQPLV; this is translated from the coding sequence GTGCCTGTTCTTCACTGTATAAAGTGTGGCTCTCGACTGGACATTCACAAGGGCGGCCACATCTGGACGGTACGATGCACTGGTTGTGGCTCTCAGCTCCTTGTGGATGGCCGGTCGAAGGACCTGTTTGACGCATATGAGGAGTACAGTCTGAGTGTAAAGACACAGCTCTCTACGGCTCCTGCAAAGGCGCCCTCTGGACGGTCTAAGAAGACGGCAGTGTCCGCACCGCGTGCAAAGACCAGAAAGAAGCAGGCAACCGGATTGGATATGCGTGTGCAGTCCGAAGAGGAGGTCCGGAGGATTGTGGAGCGGGGTGGCGCCAAGCTCGAAACAATGCCCCGTGAAATAGCCACACTTCTGATGAGCGGAAGAGACTACCTTGTCAGTTATCGTTACATGACCTCGACTGAGGCCGAGTATGGTTGTCGGCTCGAACAGATAAAGATCCCAGCCCGACTGAGGGACAAGCTCATTGCGAAAGGCATCGAGTCGCTCTACAGGCATCAGGAAGAGGCTTACAATGCCATTCTCGCTGGGCGAAATGTAGTGATAGCTGCCCCCACTGCACAGGGAAAGACAGAGGCCTTTGTCCTTCCCATCATAAGGCAGCTGGTGGTGTCGGTTGGCGACGTCTTCGCTAACCCTGGCATCAGAGCGCTGCTCATCTATCCAACAAAGGCTCTGGCAAGAGACCAGTATGAGAAGATTGCGGAGATGTGTGAAGCCTCGGACCTCTCAGTCAAGGTGTTTGACGGGGACACACCCGAGAGAGAGCGTAATCAGATCTACGCGAAGCCCCCTGACATACTTCTCACAAACCCCGACGTGCTCCACTACCACCTGGGTTGGGACCAGTCGCGGCTTGTTCCGCTCCTCCAGTCGGTCAAGTATGTCGTGCTGGATGAGATTCACCTGTACACAGGGTCTATGGGCACCAATGTATACTACATTCTCAAGAGACTTGAGCTTGAATCGGGTTCGTTCCAGAAGATTGGTGCTTCTGCAACGATTGCCAACCCGAAGGAGTTCGCGGAGCAGCTCTTCGACACGGAGGTTGAACTGATAGAGTCAAAGACTGCCAGACGCGGTCCTGTTCACTTCATGATGTACTACCCGGGCGGCCGAAGTAAGTATAGCATGATTGTTGACCTAGTGGGCATGCTTCAGCGAGGGAAGTTCAAGACACTGGTTTTTGGCAATACGCATTCAGAGGCCGAGGTCCTGAATATGCTCATCAAGGAACAGGGCTTCGCCTCAATGGTGCACCGTGCCGGACTCCCCAAGAGCTATCGAAACGAGGTCGAAGAGAAGTTCAAGACCGGTGAGCTACCTGTAATCGTTTCCACTCCGACCCTCGAGCTAGGAATCGACATTGGCGATCTTGACAGCGTGGTCAGCATGATTGTTTCAATCACTCGACTTACCCAACGGATTGGTCGTGCGGGTCGGAAGGGTCAGGAGAGCGTTGCGGTCCTTGCTCTGCGGGAGAACGACCCAATCTCATCATTCTACCGCCACCGCCCGGACAAGTACTTCACGGATGTTGATGCGGCCTACATGGAGCCGGACAATGAGGTGGTAGGCTACTACCAGTTGATTGCTGCAGCCATGAGTGGTCGACTGAAGGCATCGGACTTCAAACGACAGAAGAGGATTCTGGACAAGTTGTGCTCTGACGGTCTGCTGACGGTGCAGGAGAATGGGCTTGTGCGTGTGGTAGACGCTGACAGGGCTCGAAAGGAGTGGCGCGGATACAACATCCGGGGCATCGGTGACACGGTGGAGATCCGGAGCGGAAAGAAGGTCTTGGGTGAGCGTACGATGCCGATGGCTGCACAGGAGCTTCATCCGGGGGCAGTATACCTTCATGGGGGACAGAACTACATCTCAATTGACTTCCAGTATGCTCCGGGTCTTGGCCGTGCAACCGTAGTCCAGAGTCCGGACCGCAGCATCCACACACGACCGCTCTACTCCACAATGCCCCGGATAATAGAGGTCCATGAGACCGCCCGCACTCTTGGGGTTGATGTCATCTACTGCACGTTGGAGATGACTCAGACCGTATACGGATATGTCAAGAAGGAGACTCGCAGTGGTCGGGTTGTGGGAAAGGCAGACTTGCAGACTCCCCTTGATTATCGCTACTTGACAAGAGGCTTCGCCTTCAGAGTACCGGAACCGACCAAGGCGGTCAGTGACTACACGGGGGGTGTGCTCAAGGACGCAGGGGGCCCACATCTTGGTCCTCTCGAGCTCTTTGGAGGCGCATTTCATGCATTTGAGCATGTGTTGATCGAGTCGAGTGACATGCTAACTGGCGGCAGCACACGGGAGATAGGCGGTGTCTCAATGGGCGACTCGGGCATCATCTTCGTATATGACGGCAGTCCGGGAGGTAACGGCGCCTCCAAGCTGCTCTTCTCAAAGTTGGATGAGGCATTCACAAGAATGGAGACAATACTGGCGACCTGTGACTGCAAGACTGTTGATGGCTGCCCGCTGTGCACGTACTCCTATCAGTGTGGCAATAACAACAGACCCCTCTTCAAACTTGGTGCACTCGACAGTGTAAGACAGATTCTGGCAAGTACAGAGACTGTCATTGATACCAAGGAGTATCTGGGCTACCAGCCCCTTGTCTAG
- a CDS encoding DUF5591 domain-containing protein, with protein sequence MTQFLIGRGHDGPARQGTLRSGSGNFTTPLLMGSSNAHILPVRYFALGREEPPEGCMTVGALPSVLFEGLPDLSSLPDLVLLPSITASSMLGPEAAADLLRSQIRLVRSFSVPTLSRRAVLRVPPEIRAADARELFSDASSAGLSAAAIAFDGRLGPADLRSLRLRTLLPRNWLALAIGYIEPAMIPLLYYFGFDIFDAGMGEYSAAASVRLWESSAEHICGCKDVPSRYCVCPACSDIDLTQVAYDQLSVLLAKHNQHVYIGVLSRSIHAMGLGQLRPLVESMTHHSPGMAALLRHVDHNAYPFLEEFTPTIGSGVVPLIGPESYNSPAVRRFRERVADVYIPPHGKRVVLLLPCSAKKPYSDSKSHRLFRAVIESALVDSRQSLAEAILTSPLGLVPRELERVFPAANYDIPVTGDWDAEETRLATEALVSYLAKFDEEAVVVAHVREGYASIVRDAESRVRQSIVYTTEGHPPASPDSLRHLRETLEDLKSVLSLKGGRPADLEQTLRATADFQFGQGAGLAVIPPGSQLNGKLYRTVVCRYNKEQTCSFISETGTLSLTIVGGAMLAPLGRRTVQFDGESLSGGSLFAVGVKDADPEIRPGDEVIVVNRDGEVVGVGKSEMSGREMCEFDNGRAVSLRHKKV encoded by the coding sequence ATGACTCAGTTTCTGATTGGAAGAGGTCATGATGGTCCTGCACGGCAGGGCACCCTCCGTAGTGGGTCGGGAAACTTCACAACTCCGCTGCTCATGGGGTCTTCCAATGCCCACATTCTGCCAGTTCGTTACTTCGCACTGGGTCGCGAGGAGCCGCCAGAGGGCTGCATGACCGTGGGAGCATTGCCCTCCGTCCTCTTTGAGGGTCTTCCAGACCTCTCCTCTCTTCCGGACCTTGTCCTTCTTCCCTCGATAACCGCATCCTCAATGCTGGGACCTGAAGCAGCAGCGGACCTGCTACGGAGTCAGATAAGACTGGTCAGAAGCTTCTCAGTCCCGACTCTCTCCAGGCGAGCGGTCCTGCGAGTCCCGCCGGAGATTAGGGCTGCGGATGCACGAGAGCTCTTCTCTGACGCCTCCAGCGCCGGGTTGAGCGCTGCTGCTATCGCATTCGATGGTCGTCTTGGACCCGCTGACCTTCGGTCACTGCGACTCAGAACACTCCTTCCGCGGAACTGGCTGGCCTTGGCGATTGGTTACATCGAGCCTGCTATGATTCCACTTCTCTACTACTTTGGGTTCGACATATTCGACGCCGGAATGGGAGAGTACTCTGCTGCGGCCTCTGTGCGACTCTGGGAGTCTTCAGCCGAGCACATCTGTGGCTGTAAAGATGTGCCATCGAGATACTGCGTGTGTCCTGCCTGCAGCGACATCGACCTAACCCAAGTGGCCTATGACCAACTGAGTGTTCTCCTTGCCAAGCACAATCAGCACGTCTACATTGGCGTTCTCTCCCGGTCCATACATGCCATGGGCCTTGGCCAGCTGCGGCCGCTTGTGGAGTCGATGACTCATCATTCTCCAGGAATGGCTGCGCTTCTGAGACATGTCGACCATAATGCGTATCCGTTTCTGGAGGAGTTCACACCCACCATCGGTTCCGGAGTGGTTCCTCTGATTGGCCCCGAGTCCTACAATTCGCCTGCCGTGAGGCGCTTCCGTGAACGAGTCGCTGATGTCTACATTCCCCCGCATGGAAAACGAGTTGTACTGCTGCTGCCGTGTTCCGCAAAGAAGCCCTACTCCGACTCCAAGTCTCACCGCCTGTTTCGTGCTGTCATCGAGTCCGCTCTCGTTGACAGTCGTCAGAGTCTAGCAGAGGCTATCCTGACATCCCCGCTAGGTCTTGTCCCAAGAGAGCTTGAACGCGTCTTTCCAGCGGCCAACTACGACATACCCGTGACTGGTGACTGGGATGCGGAAGAGACCCGTCTCGCCACTGAGGCTCTGGTTTCTTACCTCGCGAAGTTCGATGAGGAAGCAGTCGTTGTGGCTCATGTGCGCGAAGGCTATGCCTCGATTGTGAGAGATGCGGAGTCCCGAGTCAGACAGAGCATTGTCTACACTACAGAGGGCCATCCACCAGCGAGTCCTGACTCGTTGAGGCATCTGCGAGAGACCCTTGAGGACTTGAAGAGTGTGCTGTCTCTGAAAGGAGGCAGACCCGCAGACCTTGAGCAGACTCTTCGCGCAACAGCGGACTTCCAGTTTGGTCAGGGCGCCGGACTTGCTGTGATTCCTCCGGGGTCGCAGCTGAACGGCAAGCTCTACCGGACTGTGGTGTGCAGATACAACAAGGAGCAGACGTGTTCGTTCATTAGTGAGACCGGGACACTCTCTCTGACAATTGTTGGTGGTGCCATGCTTGCTCCACTTGGTCGCAGGACGGTCCAGTTTGACGGGGAGTCTCTGTCGGGTGGCTCTCTGTTTGCTGTGGGTGTGAAGGACGCGGACCCAGAGATACGGCCCGGTGATGAGGTGATTGTAGTCAACCGTGACGGAGAGGTAGTCGGAGTGGGCAAGAGTGAGATGTCCGGTCGTGAGATGTGCGAGTTTGACAATGGACGAGCGGTCTCACTCAGGCATAAGAAGGTGTGA
- a CDS encoding archaeosine biosynthesis radical SAM protein RaSEA → MSFLVNSVVNATLRARGQSIQRRKKRNPTHPAAKWKSPIQLAGDKGTALAVVLSTVGCSHARGPAGGCTMCSYLLDGNSVPPSSEDIVTQFRTALQDLQGEQPPFVVKIYTSGSFLDPSEVPADARRRILEMISAEQDVRQVVLESRPEYVTEASLVEVRHLLGDRLVELGMGLETINDSIRSMCINKGFTYAQFADAVRLALDHGVGTRAYVLLKPPFLTERDALLDSTATIEEAIRLGVSSVSVNPVDIQRDTLVERLWSSGEYRPPWLWTVVEVLRLSRSRPSKSTPILCEPAASGKMRGPHNCGACDTQFTSAVRAFSLDQDTRHFDALECWCRELWRNALRHEDVSLITQLDLLGTKSFHKRKGP, encoded by the coding sequence ATGAGCTTCCTAGTTAACTCAGTAGTCAATGCCACACTGAGAGCCCGGGGACAGTCCATTCAGAGAAGGAAGAAGCGCAATCCGACGCATCCTGCTGCCAAGTGGAAGTCCCCAATACAACTGGCTGGTGACAAGGGTACGGCACTCGCTGTGGTCCTCTCGACAGTGGGCTGCTCTCATGCCCGAGGGCCAGCCGGCGGATGTACGATGTGCAGCTATCTCCTTGATGGGAACAGCGTACCACCAAGCAGCGAGGACATTGTCACGCAGTTCAGGACTGCACTTCAAGACCTGCAGGGAGAACAACCACCTTTTGTGGTGAAGATCTACACCAGTGGGAGTTTCCTTGACCCCTCAGAGGTCCCCGCTGATGCCCGTCGGCGAATACTTGAGATGATATCTGCTGAGCAAGACGTGCGACAGGTGGTGCTCGAGTCGCGCCCGGAGTATGTCACAGAGGCGTCACTTGTGGAGGTTCGCCATCTTCTCGGAGACCGTCTGGTCGAACTCGGAATGGGTCTTGAGACAATCAACGACTCGATACGGTCGATGTGCATCAACAAGGGCTTCACGTATGCGCAGTTCGCGGATGCAGTACGGCTTGCACTTGACCATGGTGTGGGAACAAGGGCCTATGTGTTATTGAAGCCTCCATTTCTGACCGAACGAGATGCGCTACTCGATTCGACAGCGACCATTGAGGAGGCGATACGGTTAGGGGTGTCTTCAGTGTCAGTCAACCCCGTGGACATACAGAGGGACACTCTTGTGGAACGCCTCTGGTCCTCCGGGGAGTACAGACCTCCTTGGCTGTGGACCGTGGTGGAAGTGCTCAGGTTGAGTAGGTCCCGCCCGAGCAAGAGCACTCCTATCCTGTGTGAGCCGGCAGCGTCTGGAAAGATGAGAGGCCCACACAATTGTGGGGCGTGCGATACACAGTTCACCAGTGCTGTCCGGGCATTCTCTCTTGATCAGGACACGCGACACTTCGATGCCCTCGAGTGCTGGTGCAGAGAACTGTGGCGCAATGCGCTACGCCACGAGGATGTCTCGTTAATCACGCAGCTGGACTTGCTCGGTACTAAATCGTTTCATAAACGCAAGGGTCCATAG
- a CDS encoding DUF11 domain-containing protein: MVRLDKAEVFLTPEDGGERRKMIDAAPHAELAPGATWSEKFQVASKTPPKCTHEVVYTPMRTVTKRVLGVVKKTAQTIPVACIEYVKAFDPPEVNSFDKTPVEVTIEVKNTGSARLNEVVIEDHLPDDVMPPKREHIRFWVAGTEYKSPVGITIEPEDQDPTKPHKLTFRLTDLKDSVGELRPGQSVKVNYAIMAWRNRPEKEYPSPIHCKANTFPAGLYAEAASAQDGHKLGIVYKKRAISVKKGINKGANAGEYNVVLAVENKGQVTVENVRVTDWVPAAFSYVSTEPVGEEPVSKPATDGTIMEWTWARMNPGEAKRLTVTVRGSGEYERREPEVVSD; the protein is encoded by the coding sequence ATGGTCCGTCTGGACAAAGCGGAGGTCTTCCTGACTCCCGAGGACGGCGGTGAAAGAAGGAAGATGATTGACGCGGCTCCGCACGCAGAGCTTGCACCGGGAGCGACATGGAGCGAGAAGTTCCAAGTTGCGAGCAAGACGCCTCCAAAGTGCACACATGAAGTCGTCTACACACCAATGCGGACTGTGACCAAGAGAGTGCTTGGTGTTGTGAAGAAGACCGCACAGACAATCCCGGTCGCATGTATAGAGTACGTGAAGGCCTTTGACCCACCGGAAGTCAACAGCTTCGACAAGACGCCTGTGGAAGTGACCATTGAGGTGAAGAACACAGGGTCCGCGCGGTTGAACGAGGTCGTAATCGAAGACCATCTCCCTGACGATGTGATGCCTCCAAAGAGAGAGCACATAAGATTCTGGGTTGCTGGCACGGAATACAAGAGTCCAGTGGGTATCACGATAGAACCGGAGGACCAGGACCCAACAAAGCCTCACAAGCTCACGTTCCGGCTGACCGACCTGAAGGACTCTGTCGGCGAACTACGACCGGGACAGAGTGTCAAGGTCAACTATGCGATAATGGCGTGGAGGAACCGACCTGAGAAGGAGTATCCCAGTCCGATACACTGCAAGGCCAACACGTTCCCCGCAGGGCTTTATGCCGAGGCTGCAAGCGCACAGGATGGCCACAAACTCGGGATTGTGTACAAGAAGCGTGCCATCTCGGTCAAGAAAGGAATCAACAAGGGCGCGAATGCAGGCGAGTACAATGTAGTGCTGGCTGTTGAGAACAAGGGACAGGTGACTGTTGAGAACGTCAGAGTCACTGACTGGGTGCCGGCTGCCTTCAGCTACGTGTCTACTGAACCAGTCGGTGAAGAGCCTGTGAGCAAACCTGCGACAGATGGCACCATAATGGAATGGACTTGGGCAAGGATGAATCCCGGTGAAGCGAAGAGGCTGACCGTCACGGTCCGTGGCAGTGGCGAATACGAACGCCGGGAACCAGAGGTTGTCTCTGACTAG
- a CDS encoding MBL fold metallo-hydrolase, translated as MLKITHYGHTSFVLESKETSVLLNPGIWDGTKTVPDNLDVRLIMATSHLDDALGNAVAIAANSKSWILGNTKTIERAKEQGGKAWLLHELKPETPYEIPGLRLTPYPLQRGGSGTGQTVENLGFYIEMGHMRVGYLGDTLIRGPFGQLELDILITPIGGGEVFQVKDAVALCTDSKPKLAIPMRWSAEDQPTKFVRYVEQFVEGCTPLRMEAGQYVEAQWAAGHEFKYQMS; from the coding sequence TTGCTCAAAATCACTCACTACGGTCACACCTCCTTCGTCCTAGAGTCGAAGGAGACCTCAGTGCTACTCAACCCGGGAATATGGGATGGAACGAAGACGGTTCCTGACAACCTAGATGTAAGGCTGATAATGGCGACTAGCCACTTGGATGATGCGCTGGGAAATGCCGTAGCGATAGCGGCCAACTCGAAGTCGTGGATTCTCGGCAATACCAAGACCATCGAGAGGGCAAAGGAGCAAGGCGGAAAGGCATGGCTTTTGCACGAGCTAAAACCAGAAACGCCCTATGAGATACCGGGACTCAGACTCACACCGTATCCGCTCCAGAGGGGCGGCTCCGGAACGGGACAGACGGTCGAGAACCTTGGTTTCTACATTGAGATGGGACACATGAGGGTCGGATACCTCGGAGACACGTTGATTCGTGGACCGTTTGGACAGCTTGAACTGGACATCCTCATCACGCCTATCGGTGGCGGTGAGGTGTTTCAGGTCAAGGACGCTGTCGCACTCTGTACCGACTCCAAGCCGAAGCTCGCAATACCGATGAGGTGGAGTGCGGAAGATCAGCCCACTAAGTTCGTACGCTACGTGGAGCAGTTCGTTGAGGGCTGCACGCCTCTGAGGATGGAGGCGGGCCAGTACGTCGAGGCACAGTGGGCCGCAGGACATGAGTTCAAGTACCAGATGTCCTAA